A genomic stretch from Lottiidibacillus patelloidae includes:
- a CDS encoding Ig-like domain-containing protein, with product MKRKLALFLTFILLFSQSVFPLNRAFSEYGSNQIFSNVDWLPYAVGEGNDPLDQNPNSTDIAGNSELPAVSYSYDSTYLYFKMRLDANPLNNKNDNFDQYAWTVLFNTDGNEHDWEYMVSLNGLAETVQIGKNTDKELDSWGDQAEDWLWTGPAIDYADALPIDVSLSNFNNDQDFFAYWAVPWTDFAAVTGLTPTSMIQLFYATSANASNYNKDRMGGHPTSFADAWGEPILINGTTPNPPTIEIAGGDTKTTNDNTPLISGSSSAADGSFVDVTLYLKSDPTKTYTYQTTVENGQWQTLVTTALNNGVYNVSAIVEEDGQFGIDEQELTVDPSQIIAPEITITTPSTGSAVTDSTPTISGSYTSGTSTNNIVVEFINGNNVVATGSASLANGVWEFTPNSNLPLGTYQVKATITDEINQTSTSSIELSVAEAKVLNINIDTINPLVTNIVTPVFTGSSNAMDGVTIFVTINNTSYTTTVSNSSWSVQWPEALAEGTYVVSASVEEQGQTASDSINLIVDTTKPTLSINGGTERTTNESTPTISGTTDAPDNSVVTITLNGKSYTTTVTDGTWTVDVGELTDGQYEVTATITDEAGNTTTAKQSLTIDTTGPAIVITSPENGAILNNHTPTVTGTVEAGSTVLVEFIDVNNSVVHSGHATVTNENWTYTPTGNLNEGTYSVKATGTDALGNPKSTSITITIDVTAPTLTINGGTERTTNDSTPTVSGTTDAPNGAIVTVTVNGQSYTATVTDGTWTVTVDELIDGTYEVTATITDEAGNVSTKTQTLILSTIGPELKIDSPEEGALLSNYHPIISGTTNGDKVTITIYDMLEKIIETGVAELDEDGNWTYNTVSSLSDGTYLAKAISTFNNGNDTEASVSFIIDVTAPTLTIDGGTERTTNDSTPTISGTTDAPDNSVVTITLNGKSYTTTVTDGTWTIDTDELTDGTYEVTATITDEAGNSATAKQSLTIDTTGPTIAITSPENGAVLNDQTPTVTGTVEAGSTVIVEFIDENNSVVHSGHATVANENWTYTPTENLLEGTYTVKATGTDALGNPKSTSITITIDVTAPTLTIDGGAERTTNDSTPTVSGTTDAPDNSVVTITLNGKSYTTTVTNGTWTIDVDELTDGTYEVTATITDEAGNSTTATQSLTIDTLAPEVSIDNPLDNSVLELGDIPITGTADVGSKVTLVLDDNEPITLTANENGEWIYHPTPILSEGIHIVTVTAEDDQGNVSEPVSISFKVVDPNVIDETEINITIDLSAQPQNILGNGIDHTILTAKLTDTNGEPLVNYEVKFSAPVGSFPEGFIAFTDQTGIATVKYVSAKTESDETLSYLVSAKAYNLDGNFVEQEQISISFNPAIISGVVIDNETNEPIHNAKVVLSSDFNQDGTIDFTTTVLSDVEGKYVITIPNGNVSYLLEITKPVLIGNTMQDVTFKQSVTAGSVSGSGTDEFYSTESATGIILLSDGSNGTLSLENYDSIIVEVEDESGDITSLNGSVDARTGVFLIDGLDVNKAYTLKFYYVFEDGSKIQVSSLAVVISNDGELNISSCLIDPYGTITNKETGEVIEGAVVELYYADTVRNQENGRVKDTLVELPILTFPPNDNHNPQNSSVEGKYAYMVYPEADYYILVKKNGYELYESPVIEVNQEIVRHDIELTPIPQELPATATSYYNYLVTGVLLLFIGVLTIFLYRRNRYSN from the coding sequence ATGAAAAGGAAACTCGCTTTATTTTTAACTTTTATTCTATTATTCTCACAATCGGTCTTCCCTCTTAATAGGGCCTTTTCTGAGTATGGTAGTAATCAAATTTTTAGCAACGTGGATTGGTTACCATACGCTGTCGGAGAAGGAAATGACCCTTTAGATCAAAACCCTAACTCAACAGACATAGCTGGTAATAGTGAATTACCCGCAGTCTCTTACTCCTATGATTCTACATACTTATATTTCAAAATGCGCCTTGATGCAAACCCTTTAAACAATAAAAATGATAACTTTGACCAATATGCTTGGACTGTTTTGTTTAATACTGACGGGAATGAACATGATTGGGAATACATGGTTTCTCTAAACGGTTTAGCAGAAACTGTTCAAATTGGTAAAAATACGGATAAAGAGCTAGATAGTTGGGGAGATCAAGCCGAAGATTGGCTTTGGACAGGTCCAGCAATAGATTATGCTGACGCACTTCCCATTGATGTTTCTCTTAGTAACTTTAATAATGACCAAGATTTCTTCGCTTATTGGGCTGTTCCATGGACAGATTTTGCGGCCGTTACAGGCTTAACACCAACTAGCATGATCCAACTTTTCTATGCGACATCTGCAAATGCTAGTAACTATAACAAGGATAGAATGGGTGGGCATCCGACATCTTTTGCTGATGCATGGGGTGAACCTATTTTAATTAATGGTACAACACCAAATCCACCAACTATTGAAATCGCTGGTGGCGATACAAAAACAACAAATGACAACACACCTTTAATTTCTGGATCTTCATCTGCAGCTGACGGTAGCTTTGTTGATGTTACTTTATATTTAAAATCAGATCCAACAAAAACATATACTTATCAAACTACTGTCGAGAACGGGCAGTGGCAAACACTTGTTACTACCGCTTTAAATAATGGTGTATATAATGTTTCGGCTATTGTTGAGGAAGATGGGCAATTTGGTATCGACGAACAAGAATTAACTGTTGATCCTTCTCAAATTATTGCTCCTGAAATAACCATTACAACGCCGAGTACTGGCAGTGCAGTTACAGATAGCACACCAACAATCTCAGGTTCCTATACTAGTGGAACTTCTACTAATAACATCGTAGTCGAATTTATTAACGGAAACAATGTTGTTGCTACTGGAAGTGCATCTCTTGCAAACGGTGTATGGGAATTTACCCCAAACAGTAATTTACCTTTAGGGACGTATCAAGTAAAAGCAACAATAACCGATGAAATAAACCAAACTTCAACTTCATCGATTGAATTATCTGTTGCTGAAGCAAAAGTATTAAATATAAATATTGATACGATTAACCCACTAGTCACTAATATTGTTACTCCTGTTTTCACAGGTTCATCCAACGCAATGGACGGTGTTACTATTTTTGTAACGATTAATAACACGTCATATACTACAACTGTTTCTAATAGTTCATGGTCAGTGCAATGGCCAGAAGCTTTAGCTGAGGGAACATACGTTGTAAGTGCTTCTGTAGAGGAGCAAGGACAAACAGCAAGTGATTCTATAAACTTAATTGTTGATACGACAAAGCCTACATTATCTATTAATGGCGGAACCGAGCGTACGACTAATGAATCTACTCCTACGATTAGCGGGACAACCGATGCTCCTGATAACTCAGTAGTTACTATTACTTTAAATGGTAAGAGTTACACGACTACTGTTACTGATGGCACTTGGACAGTCGATGTTGGTGAACTAACTGATGGTCAGTATGAAGTGACTGCGACGATTACTGACGAAGCTGGAAATACTACGACTGCTAAGCAGTCATTAACAATCGATACGACTGGACCGGCTATTGTCATTACTTCTCCTGAAAATGGAGCTATTTTAAATAATCATACTCCTACAGTTACAGGTACTGTCGAAGCTGGTAGTACTGTGCTTGTTGAATTTATTGATGTGAACAATAGTGTTGTCCACTCTGGACATGCTACTGTGACAAACGAAAATTGGACATACACGCCAACAGGAAATTTAAACGAAGGAACTTATTCTGTAAAAGCTACTGGTACTGATGCATTAGGTAATCCGAAGAGTACATCTATTACAATTACAATCGATGTTACTGCACCAACTCTTACAATTAATGGCGGAACCGAGCGTACGACTAATGATTCAACTCCTACTGTCAGCGGGACAACTGATGCTCCTAATGGTGCAATCGTTACTGTTACTGTAAACGGGCAAAGTTATACGGCTACTGTTACTGATGGCACTTGGACAGTCACTGTTGATGAATTAATTGATGGTACGTATGAAGTGACAGCTACGATTACTGACGAAGCTGGAAATGTTTCTACAAAAACACAAACGTTAATTTTATCTACAATAGGACCAGAATTAAAAATTGATTCACCTGAAGAAGGTGCATTACTAAGCAATTATCATCCAATAATATCAGGTACAACAAATGGTGATAAAGTTACAATAACGATTTATGATATGTTAGAAAAGATTATTGAAACTGGCGTTGCCGAGCTAGATGAAGATGGAAACTGGACATACAATACTGTTAGTAGTCTTTCTGATGGAACATATTTAGCAAAAGCAATTTCTACCTTTAATAACGGAAATGATACAGAAGCTTCAGTGAGCTTTATCATAGATGTTACTGCACCAACTCTTACAATTGATGGTGGAACTGAGCGTACGACAAATGATTCAACTCCTACTATTAGTGGGACAACTGATGCTCCTGATAATTCAGTAGTTACTATTACTTTAAATGGTAAGAGCTACACGACTACTGTTACTGATGGGACATGGACAATCGATACTGATGAACTAACGGATGGTACGTATGAAGTGACAGCTACGATTACTGATGAAGCTGGAAATAGCGCGACTGCTAAGCAGTCATTAACAATTGATACGACTGGACCAACTATTGCCATTACTTCTCCTGAAAATGGAGCTGTTTTAAACGACCAAACTCCTACAGTTACTGGTACTGTTGAGGCAGGTAGTACCGTCATTGTTGAATTTATTGATGAAAACAATAGTGTTGTTCACTCTGGACATGCTACTGTGGCAAACGAAAACTGGACATACACGCCAACGGAAAACTTATTGGAAGGTACTTATACTGTAAAAGCTACCGGTACTGATGCTTTAGGTAATCCGAAGAGTACATCTATTACAATTACAATCGATGTTACTGCACCAACTCTTACAATTGATGGTGGAGCTGAGCGTACGACAAATGATTCAACTCCTACTGTTAGTGGGACGACTGATGCTCCTGATAACTCAGTAGTTACTATTACTTTAAATGGTAAGAGTTACACGACTACTGTTACTAATGGGACATGGACAATCGATGTTGATGAATTAACTGATGGTACGTATGAAGTGACAGCTACGATTACTGACGAAGCTGGAAATAGTACGACTGCTACACAATCATTAACGATTGATACTTTAGCTCCAGAAGTAAGTATTGATAATCCTCTAGATAATAGTGTTTTAGAGTTAGGAGATATACCTATTACTGGAACTGCCGATGTTGGAAGTAAGGTCACGTTAGTTTTAGATGACAACGAACCTATTACACTAACAGCTAATGAAAATGGTGAATGGATATATCATCCAACACCTATTCTCTCGGAAGGGATTCATATAGTGACTGTAACTGCAGAAGATGACCAAGGAAATGTCAGTGAACCAGTTAGCATTTCCTTCAAGGTTGTTGATCCAAATGTAATTGATGAAACTGAGATAAACATTACTATTGATTTATCAGCACAACCACAGAATATCTTAGGAAATGGAATAGACCATACAATTTTAACAGCAAAGTTAACTGATACTAATGGTGAACCTCTAGTAAACTATGAAGTGAAGTTTTCTGCACCTGTAGGCTCATTCCCTGAAGGTTTCATTGCATTTACAGACCAGACTGGGATTGCAACTGTAAAATATGTCTCTGCTAAAACTGAAAGTGATGAAACTCTTTCATACCTTGTTAGCGCAAAGGCCTATAATCTCGATGGTAACTTTGTAGAACAAGAACAAATATCTATTTCTTTTAACCCTGCTATCATTTCAGGTGTTGTCATTGATAATGAAACAAATGAACCAATTCATAACGCAAAGGTCGTATTATCTTCTGACTTTAATCAAGATGGTACGATTGACTTTACAACAACTGTACTTAGCGATGTAGAAGGAAAGTATGTCATTACAATACCTAACGGAAATGTTAGCTATTTATTAGAAATTACAAAACCAGTATTAATTGGGAATACAATGCAAGATGTTACCTTTAAACAAAGTGTAACTGCCGGTTCTGTAAGTGGTTCTGGCACAGACGAATTCTATTCTACTGAATCTGCTACCGGTATTATTCTCTTGAGTGATGGTAGTAATGGTACGTTAAGTTTAGAAAACTACGATAGCATTATTGTTGAAGTTGAGGATGAAAGTGGGGACATTACTAGTCTAAATGGCTCTGTTGATGCACGTACTGGAGTGTTTCTCATAGATGGCTTGGATGTTAATAAAGCTTACACTTTAAAGTTTTATTATGTATTTGAAGATGGTTCAAAAATTCAAGTGTCAAGTTTAGCTGTCGTTATTTCAAATGATGGTGAATTAAATATCTCCTCTTGTTTAATTGATCCATACGGTACTATTACAAATAAAGAAACTGGTGAGGTTATTGAAGGTGCTGTAGTTGAGTTATATTATGCTGACACAGTTCGAAATCAAGAAAATGGAAGAGTGAAGGATACTTTAGTAGAACTTCCAATTCTTACTTTCCCACCAAATGATAATCACAATCCGCAAAACAGTAGTGTTGAAGGTAAATATGCGTACATGGTATATCCTGAAGCGGATTACTACATTTTAGTTAAGAAGAATGGTTATGAACTTTATGAAAGTCCTGTTATTGAAGTAAACCAAGAAATAGTTAGGCATGATATTGAATTAACGCCAATTCCTCAAGAGTTGCCTGCAACGGCAACATCTTATTACAATTATTTAGTAACTGGGGTACTTCTCCTATTTATAGGAGTATTAACAATTTTCCTTTATAGAAGAAATCGTTACAGTAACTAA
- a CDS encoding Ig-like domain-containing protein, whose product MKKKIVFILILLSILFFIIYKTTISDEKPNIPTTSPSKSEPNTPKSESETTNKSSEGTVTVSITNLSKGSVVTDRSPTVSGTFTSETTPTITIEFYSEDNKVTNTGIANVSNGSWTYTPSTALPYGNYFIKAIITNDTGTATYLVNNLTISETKELTISINKDEKLTLNKYNPIISGTSNALDGVTAFVTIEDTTALATVESGVWSIQWPETLLEGDYNVYVSITEQNQSAEASQKISIDMTLPKISITKDTPTISNDSTPTISGKTDEISGANVFVTINNKSYSAIVNESGFWSLDIDHLEDGEYEVSASISDKARNSSTDKKTITIDTTGPIIFITSPSVSAVNKKTLIVSGTIDEGDKVTVQFADENNNIVFSENVPVVNKEWSISPNIVIPDGSYTITAFAKDSLKNLGSDSLELTIDVTSPTLNFESSIAYITNDITPTISGTTGEGDGTLVTLVVDGTSYNTKVQNGTWSIDLNELQENEYEMEATIADEAGNTTVETKMLTIDLTPPSLVIDGGENKTTNETTPILKGITDARNGATALITIGNKTFETIVSNGQWQVELSKLQDGQYVVNVSLTDVAGNRATAKQSLTIDTTGPVISITSPTLNFITKNNMPVITGTIDVDGDSLSILLFDKDNKLVAEKKLGTLDKNWKIEIEKPLIDGTYRVVVNAYDQIGNEQSVETTFTIDSIAPEIKLSNLIHESTITNATPIIEGTTSPRIDVSLIILQGDKVIIEQTIASDENGSWKFEVQEPLKDNDYRLLVTVEDNATNKRELSSLFSIDTTPPEISIVSPKNGSILSSNDITLTGNSNAGSIIKINLNNEETVQVKANQLGIWSYELGNTLALGNYEVSVVAEDLHGNGSTPIYTSFQLAKEDSSASRLFLTTESPSLIANGTDFTFLTAKLLDEDGKPVGNAEVFFSAPLGSFPEGNKAVTNADGYATVKYVSAKTESEKSQNYTVSAYANDPSDAFIGEQQLKVLYEPYVMVNVETDQEGSETKSSDNEGTSQNKRNTTPYYIAIILTSILVAGISLNVFITRRKKLLNETSKM is encoded by the coding sequence ATGAAAAAGAAAATTGTATTTATCCTTATTCTTCTATCTATTTTATTTTTTATAATTTATAAAACTACTATTAGCGATGAAAAGCCAAATATACCCACTACATCACCTAGTAAAAGCGAACCTAATACTCCTAAATCAGAATCAGAAACAACTAACAAATCAAGTGAAGGAACAGTTACAGTTTCTATTACTAACCTGAGTAAAGGGAGTGTAGTAACTGATAGATCGCCAACGGTTTCTGGAACATTCACAAGTGAGACAACTCCAACTATCACTATTGAATTTTACAGTGAAGATAATAAAGTTACGAACACTGGTATAGCGAATGTTTCAAATGGTTCTTGGACATATACACCATCTACTGCACTACCATATGGTAATTACTTTATTAAAGCAATTATTACAAATGACACTGGGACAGCTACATATTTAGTTAATAACTTAACTATTTCTGAAACAAAAGAATTAACTATTTCCATTAATAAAGATGAAAAGTTAACATTAAACAAATATAACCCTATCATCTCTGGAACTTCTAACGCTTTAGATGGCGTGACAGCTTTTGTTACGATAGAAGACACGACTGCTCTCGCTACTGTTGAGAGCGGTGTATGGTCTATCCAATGGCCAGAGACTTTACTCGAAGGCGACTACAATGTTTATGTATCAATTACTGAACAAAATCAAAGTGCAGAAGCTTCTCAAAAGATATCTATTGATATGACATTACCTAAAATTAGCATTACAAAAGATACTCCTACTATTTCTAATGATTCCACACCGACTATTTCTGGTAAGACGGATGAGATAAGTGGTGCGAATGTTTTTGTAACTATAAATAATAAAAGTTATTCAGCTATTGTAAATGAAAGCGGTTTTTGGTCATTGGATATCGATCATTTAGAAGACGGCGAATACGAAGTAAGCGCTTCTATTTCTGACAAAGCAAGAAATTCTTCTACTGATAAGAAGACAATAACTATTGATACGACTGGTCCAATCATTTTTATAACTTCTCCAAGTGTTTCGGCTGTAAATAAGAAAACATTAATTGTGAGCGGAACAATTGATGAAGGCGATAAAGTAACCGTTCAATTTGCCGACGAAAACAATAATATCGTCTTCTCTGAAAATGTTCCTGTAGTTAATAAAGAGTGGTCAATTTCTCCGAATATAGTTATCCCAGATGGGTCTTACACGATCACTGCTTTTGCAAAGGATTCATTAAAAAATCTTGGAAGTGACTCACTTGAGCTTACAATAGATGTTACAAGTCCAACGTTAAACTTCGAATCTAGTATTGCTTACATTACGAATGATATAACACCTACAATTAGTGGTACAACAGGTGAAGGTGACGGCACTTTAGTTACTTTAGTTGTTGATGGGACAAGCTATAACACCAAAGTCCAAAATGGCACTTGGTCTATTGATTTGAATGAATTACAAGAAAATGAGTATGAAATGGAAGCAACTATTGCCGATGAAGCTGGCAATACAACCGTGGAAACAAAAATGTTAACAATTGATTTGACACCCCCTTCTTTAGTTATTGATGGCGGCGAAAATAAAACTACCAATGAAACGACTCCTATTTTGAAGGGTATAACCGATGCCCGAAATGGCGCTACCGCTTTAATAACTATAGGAAATAAAACTTTTGAGACTATAGTTTCAAATGGTCAATGGCAAGTGGAACTATCCAAATTACAAGATGGGCAATATGTCGTTAATGTTAGTCTTACTGATGTTGCAGGTAATAGAGCAACTGCTAAACAATCTTTAACAATAGATACTACGGGTCCAGTAATATCTATTACTAGTCCAACTTTAAATTTCATCACAAAAAACAATATGCCCGTAATTACAGGTACTATAGATGTTGACGGAGATTCTCTTTCTATTTTACTTTTTGACAAAGATAATAAGCTAGTAGCTGAAAAGAAATTAGGAACGCTTGATAAGAATTGGAAAATAGAAATAGAAAAGCCATTAATAGATGGTACGTATCGAGTAGTAGTTAACGCTTATGATCAAATAGGCAATGAACAAAGTGTAGAAACTACGTTTACTATTGATTCGATAGCGCCAGAAATTAAGTTATCAAATTTAATACATGAATCTACTATTACGAACGCAACACCAATAATAGAAGGAACTACTTCTCCTCGCATAGATGTTTCATTAATCATTCTGCAAGGTGATAAAGTAATTATAGAGCAAACGATTGCCTCTGATGAAAATGGAAGTTGGAAGTTTGAAGTACAAGAGCCGTTAAAAGATAATGACTACCGTTTATTGGTGACAGTTGAGGATAATGCAACGAACAAAAGAGAATTATCATCTTTGTTTTCCATTGATACAACACCTCCAGAAATTTCTATTGTCAGTCCTAAAAACGGCAGTATTCTCTCTAGTAATGACATAACTTTAACTGGTAATTCTAATGCTGGGAGTATTATAAAGATAAATCTTAATAATGAAGAAACCGTTCAGGTCAAGGCCAATCAACTTGGCATTTGGAGCTATGAGTTAGGGAATACCTTAGCATTAGGAAATTACGAAGTATCTGTAGTTGCTGAAGATTTACACGGAAATGGTAGCACCCCTATTTATACATCATTTCAATTAGCCAAAGAAGATTCTAGTGCTAGTCGCCTATTTTTAACAACAGAGTCACCTTCACTTATAGCAAACGGAACTGATTTTACTTTTTTAACTGCTAAATTGCTAGACGAAGATGGAAAGCCAGTAGGAAATGCTGAAGTGTTCTTTTCCGCACCTCTTGGCTCGTTTCCAGAAGGGAATAAAGCTGTTACTAATGCCGATGGATATGCAACTGTAAAATATGTGTCAGCTAAAACTGAAAGCGAAAAGTCACAAAATTATACAGTAAGTGCTTATGCAAATGATCCTTCCGATGCTTTTATAGGCGAACAACAACTGAAGGTATTGTACGAACCATATGTGATGGTGAATGTAGAAACTGACCAGGAAGGTAGCGAAACTAAAAGTAGTGATAATGAAGGTACATCTCAAAACAAGAGAAATACTACTCCCTACTATATAGCGATTATTTTAACGAGCATTTTAGTAGCTGGAATATCTTTGAATGTATTTATCACTAGAAGAAAAAAATTACTTAACGAAACCTCAAAAATGTAA